A window of the Chrysemys picta bellii isolate R12L10 unplaced genomic scaffold, ASM1138683v2 scaf9, whole genome shotgun sequence genome harbors these coding sequences:
- the LOC135977671 gene encoding maestro heat-like repeat-containing protein family member 1 has product MTPALEPELETHLLRAALHAVFTLGMEKDTTQVQDLPRVLPDLLDAMLGNLLAESPDTDRLQYILEHINYWIVSRVPRERARAVKSSTALLRSTITLPEFDNSAEFPRMGHHMAQLALSVSDPAKDISWQAREGVYRLYQLLLHQRGKEPSWEMAPARRLRLGPQPISLRLTPAGG; this is encoded by the exons atgacgcctgccctggagccagagctggagacccacctcctccgagctgccctgcacgccgtcttcaccctgggcatggagaaggacaccacccaagtgcag gatctgcctagggtcttgccagacctcctggacgccatgctggggaacctgctggcagagtccccagacaccgacaggctccagtacatcttggag cacattaactactggatcgtgtccagggtgccgcgagagagagccagggccgttaagagcagcacggccctgctcagatccaccatcaccctccctgagtttgac aactcagcggaattccccaggatgggtcaccacatggcacagctggctctttccgtcagtgacccagccaaggacatcagctggcaggccagggagggggtttaccggctctaccagctgctgctgcaccagaggggtaaggaacccagctgggaaatggcacccgctagaagactgagactgggaccccagccaatttctctcagactgacgccggctggaggatga
- the LOC135977670 gene encoding fibrinogen-like protein 1-like protein isoform X3, with protein sequence MGFQSSSLLLLSALSMMVLLCVAPVQGNGTLAHKKVERGFPKDCSNIPRDSPSGVQVIQPAGSPPRVVWCDMDTEGKGWTVVQRNSYNTEITWKESWSTYKYGFGNVQQDYWLGNEYLSLLTRQNIYKVRFVVEDKSNNTRYAEYDIFSVEDEPSGYPLRLGRYSGDGEDYLTTYHSGLGGIHDNMKFSTSDKDQDQTSGNCASSYGGWWYDKCQNVLLNRKGYIYWAGFCKSGECKSSLILVKPTDVCWVRQEEPILLGSSAAEKGRQY encoded by the exons atgg ggttccagtccagctctctcctgcttctgtctgcgctgtccatgatggtgctcctttgcgtagcccccgtgcagggcaacgggaccctggcccacaagaaggtcgagaggg ggttccccaaagactgcagcaacattcccagggacagccccagcggggtccagGTCATCCAGccagcaggctctccccctcgagtggtgtggtgtgacatggacaccgaaggcaagggctggaccgttgtccagagaaattcttacaacacagagatcacctggaaggagtcctggagcacctacaagtacggctttgggaacgtgcagcaggattactggctgggcaatgagtacctgtccctgctcacgcggcagaacatctacaaggtccgctttgtcgtggaggacaaatccaacaacacccgctacgcagagtacgacatcttcagtgtcgaggatgagcccagcgggtaccctctgaggctgggcaggtactctggggacggcgaggactatctcaccacctaccactccggcctggggggcatacacgacaacatgaagttcagcacaagtgacaaggatcaggaccagaccagtgggaactgcgcaagtagctatggaggctggtggtacgacaagtgtcagaacgtcctgctcaataggaaaggctacatctactgggcagggttctgtaagagtggggagtgcaagtcttccctcatcctggttaagccaacagacgtgtgctgggtccggcaggaggagcccatcctccttgggagcagcgccgctgagaaggggagacaatattag
- the LOC135977670 gene encoding fibrinogen-like protein 1-like protein isoform X1, protein MPGVGHTAALCPGPLSPGTHLRGAEPCRRLPSCCLCVGFQSSSLLLLSALSMMVLLCVAPVQGNGTLAHKKVERGFPKDCSNIPRDSPSGVQVIQPAGSPPRVVWCDMDTEGKGWTVVQRNSYNTEITWKESWSTYKYGFGNVQQDYWLGNEYLSLLTRQNIYKVRFVVEDKSNNTRYAEYDIFSVEDEPSGYPLRLGRYSGDGEDYLTTYHSGLGGIHDNMKFSTSDKDQDQTSGNCASSYGGWWYDKCQNVLLNRKGYIYWAGFCKSGECKSSLILVKPTDVCWVRQEEPILLGSSAAEKGRQY, encoded by the exons atgcctggcgtggggcacacagcagctctgtgccctgggcccctctcacctggcactcatctgaggggggcagagccctgccggaggctgcccagctgctgtctctgtgtgg ggttccagtccagctctctcctgcttctgtctgcgctgtccatgatggtgctcctttgcgtagcccccgtgcagggcaacgggaccctggcccacaagaaggtcgagaggg ggttccccaaagactgcagcaacattcccagggacagccccagcggggtccagGTCATCCAGccagcaggctctccccctcgagtggtgtggtgtgacatggacaccgaaggcaagggctggaccgttgtccagagaaattcttacaacacagagatcacctggaaggagtcctggagcacctacaagtacggctttgggaacgtgcagcaggattactggctgggcaatgagtacctgtccctgctcacgcggcagaacatctacaaggtccgctttgtcgtggaggacaaatccaacaacacccgctacgcagagtacgacatcttcagtgtcgaggatgagcccagcgggtaccctctgaggctgggcaggtactctggggacggcgaggactatctcaccacctaccactccggcctggggggcatacacgacaacatgaagttcagcacaagtgacaaggatcaggaccagaccagtgggaactgcgcaagtagctatggaggctggtggtacgacaagtgtcagaacgtcctgctcaataggaaaggctacatctactgggcagggttctgtaagagtggggagtgcaagtcttccctcatcctggttaagccaacagacgtgtgctgggtccggcaggaggagcccatcctccttgggagcagcgccgctgagaaggggagacaatattag
- the LOC135977670 gene encoding fibrinogen-like protein 1-like protein isoform X2 — translation MMSGQSVSIATVCFGFQSSSLLLLSALSMMVLLCVAPVQGNGTLAHKKVERGFPKDCSNIPRDSPSGVQVIQPAGSPPRVVWCDMDTEGKGWTVVQRNSYNTEITWKESWSTYKYGFGNVQQDYWLGNEYLSLLTRQNIYKVRFVVEDKSNNTRYAEYDIFSVEDEPSGYPLRLGRYSGDGEDYLTTYHSGLGGIHDNMKFSTSDKDQDQTSGNCASSYGGWWYDKCQNVLLNRKGYIYWAGFCKSGECKSSLILVKPTDVCWVRQEEPILLGSSAAEKGRQY, via the exons atgatgtctgggcaaagtgtttccattgcaacagtgtgtttcg ggttccagtccagctctctcctgcttctgtctgcgctgtccatgatggtgctcctttgcgtagcccccgtgcagggcaacgggaccctggcccacaagaaggtcgagaggg ggttccccaaagactgcagcaacattcccagggacagccccagcggggtccagGTCATCCAGccagcaggctctccccctcgagtggtgtggtgtgacatggacaccgaaggcaagggctggaccgttgtccagagaaattcttacaacacagagatcacctggaaggagtcctggagcacctacaagtacggctttgggaacgtgcagcaggattactggctgggcaatgagtacctgtccctgctcacgcggcagaacatctacaaggtccgctttgtcgtggaggacaaatccaacaacacccgctacgcagagtacgacatcttcagtgtcgaggatgagcccagcgggtaccctctgaggctgggcaggtactctggggacggcgaggactatctcaccacctaccactccggcctggggggcatacacgacaacatgaagttcagcacaagtgacaaggatcaggaccagaccagtgggaactgcgcaagtagctatggaggctggtggtacgacaagtgtcagaacgtcctgctcaataggaaaggctacatctactgggcagggttctgtaagagtggggagtgcaagtcttccctcatcctggttaagccaacagacgtgtgctgggtccggcaggaggagcccatcctccttgggagcagcgccgctgagaaggggagacaatattag
- the LOC135977670 gene encoding fibrinogen-like protein 1-like protein isoform X4 — MMVLLCVAPVQGNGTLAHKKVERGFPKDCSNIPRDSPSGVQVIQPAGSPPRVVWCDMDTEGKGWTVVQRNSYNTEITWKESWSTYKYGFGNVQQDYWLGNEYLSLLTRQNIYKVRFVVEDKSNNTRYAEYDIFSVEDEPSGYPLRLGRYSGDGEDYLTTYHSGLGGIHDNMKFSTSDKDQDQTSGNCASSYGGWWYDKCQNVLLNRKGYIYWAGFCKSGECKSSLILVKPTDVCWVRQEEPILLGSSAAEKGRQY, encoded by the exons atgatggtgctcctttgcgtagcccccgtgcagggcaacgggaccctggcccacaagaaggtcgagaggg ggttccccaaagactgcagcaacattcccagggacagccccagcggggtccagGTCATCCAGccagcaggctctccccctcgagtggtgtggtgtgacatggacaccgaaggcaagggctggaccgttgtccagagaaattcttacaacacagagatcacctggaaggagtcctggagcacctacaagtacggctttgggaacgtgcagcaggattactggctgggcaatgagtacctgtccctgctcacgcggcagaacatctacaaggtccgctttgtcgtggaggacaaatccaacaacacccgctacgcagagtacgacatcttcagtgtcgaggatgagcccagcgggtaccctctgaggctgggcaggtactctggggacggcgaggactatctcaccacctaccactccggcctggggggcatacacgacaacatgaagttcagcacaagtgacaaggatcaggaccagaccagtgggaactgcgcaagtagctatggaggctggtggtacgacaagtgtcagaacgtcctgctcaataggaaaggctacatctactgggcagggttctgtaagagtggggagtgcaagtcttccctcatcctggttaagccaacagacgtgtgctgggtccggcaggaggagcccatcctccttgggagcagcgccgctgagaaggggagacaatattag